The Deinococcus budaensis genome includes a window with the following:
- a CDS encoding bile acid:sodium symporter family protein, protein MFEFLQRLAGFTVPIFVIATMLNVGLTQKPSDIVRYWKEWPFVLKMLLANFVLAPLVMVLATNFFTFDPALEAGLLIFALCAGAPFLIKLTQASEHDIALGAATMLLLMVGTVIYAPLVLPLVLEGVSVDAWAVARALFLQLLLPIAVGMLLVQFLEGFAGAIQPWAAKIGNYALYVVLGATLIGYLPNMLNIVGTGAILLGVVFVLVAFGIGYVLGKGEDHTEDVGGLGTAQRNTAAGLIIATQNFTDPNVLVILTLANTIGIVMLLFLARRLSRDNEGQTEKA, encoded by the coding sequence ATGTTTGAGTTCCTGCAACGGCTCGCCGGGTTCACCGTCCCGATCTTCGTGATCGCCACCATGCTCAACGTCGGCCTGACCCAGAAGCCGTCGGACATCGTGCGCTACTGGAAGGAGTGGCCCTTCGTCCTCAAGATGTTGCTGGCGAACTTCGTGCTGGCGCCGCTGGTGATGGTTCTGGCGACAAACTTTTTTACCTTCGACCCGGCGCTGGAGGCGGGCCTGCTGATCTTCGCGCTGTGCGCCGGGGCGCCCTTCCTGATCAAGCTCACCCAGGCGTCCGAGCACGACATCGCCCTGGGTGCCGCCACCATGCTGCTGCTGATGGTGGGCACGGTGATCTACGCGCCGCTGGTGCTGCCCCTGGTGCTGGAGGGCGTGTCCGTGGACGCCTGGGCGGTCGCGCGCGCGCTTTTCCTGCAATTGCTGCTCCCCATCGCCGTCGGGATGCTGCTGGTGCAGTTTCTGGAGGGATTCGCGGGGGCGATCCAGCCCTGGGCAGCCAAGATCGGCAATTACGCCCTGTACGTGGTGCTCGGTGCCACGTTGATCGGCTACCTGCCCAACATGCTGAACATCGTGGGGACGGGGGCCATCCTGCTCGGCGTCGTGTTCGTGCTGGTGGCGTTTGGCATCGGGTACGTGCTGGGCAAGGGCGAGGACCACACCGAGGACGTGGGCGGCCTGGGCACCGCGCAGCGCAACACTGCCGCCGGACTGATCATCGCCACCCAGAACTTCACCGACCCCAACGTGCTGGTGATCCTGACCCTCGCCAACACCATCGGCATCGTCATGCTGCTCTTCCTCGCCCGCAGGCTCAGCCGCGACAACGAGGGCCAGACCGAGAAAGCCTGA